The Verrucomicrobiota bacterium genome includes a region encoding these proteins:
- a CDS encoding immunoglobulin domain-containing protein, producing MNHTLLQLLALAVTGLALFPAATLQAQDYTFTTFAGPVETGPAAVDGTGSAARFNNPWGATVDRDGNIYIADESNHTIRKISTAGAVTTLAGSAGSSGSADGNGSAARFYHPSGVAVDGSGNIYVADTYNNTIRKVSPTGVVTTLAGRAGSSGSTDGAGDAARFCYPNGVTVDESGNVYVADTLNQTIRKINPMGTATTVAGSAGNGGSADGTGSTARFNSPSDLAVDGSGNLYVADRNNHTIRKINSSGEVTTLAGSPGVTGSLNGTGSTAQFNSPLGVTVDGGGNVYVADWNNHTIRKISPVGVVTTLAGNPGVIGTVDGTGGTARFNYPLGVAVDGNGTVYVADRGNQTVRKINPAGAVTTLAGSPGGTDSCSGSANGTGSAARFYGPSGVTVNTYGYIYVADRFNHTIRKISPSGSVTTLAGLAGTSGATDDSGSLARFYNPRGVAVDGSTNVYVGDSYNNKIRKITLAGVVTTMAGYTSSGSVDGTGTSARFRFPIGVAASYYGTIYVADELNDTIRKITTAKVVTTLAGTAASSGSVNGTGSAARFSNPNGVAVDGSGNVYVADSSNHTIRKINSSGVTTTIAGTAGSPGNADDTGSAARFYYPASVAVDGSGNVYVADTSNHTIRKVSPSGEVITLAGSAGSFGCADGSGSAAQFYSPCGVAVDGSGSVYVADSGNHTIRKGVPACQDKPTIDLEMGLVGVPRQLDTAPQTANTWEWSLIRCPAGLTNSLSSSTTRNPTFVPNVADQYIFRLRATNSLGQISIRTLSFTATNGTAPAVLTPPQSALCQMGGSASFTVSVSGTAPLFYQWFKSGSAILNATNSDFNLPSLTLSDTGRYYVVLSNAFGTTTSAVAVLAQSLQVAQQGSGIVTYSPINYNVNDTLTLTAAPARYYNFARWSDGVTTNPRNITLDAVNQYTAIFTNTAPLQTVLVGGQSMELPVGTPLIYVAGQVANGQTNVFHLTTPVSVVLTSSWNGPIHYTLNGATPDFNATRYVQGTALSVTLPAVIKAIAYVNDLYLADTLYGNYSEVVATRLDYVAQYGLAVASPGGGGVSVNPAASLYDINTVVTLTATNLPGWTFLGWTGSTNGAAAVGNTLTVTMNGNKGIQALFGAPVNTSVVPAGSTIERVPDLALYPYGSVVRLTAFPMTDRYLAGWSGSASGAISPVELVVTNANLSVTGTFGALAGQFTLVARSTGSGLVTYSPATNRFAPNTAVTITAIPKPGYDLNGWSGDTNGATRSGNALSLMMDASKTITAIFMPGASPQIIGQPSNQVAAVGATVSLVVTATGTAPLDYQWFKGGVALMNSTNPTLTMPMVSTNGTGDYRVVVHNVLGSVTSAVAVVTVVMLPPTIITAPVSQTAALGGAANFAVTASGTAPMTYQWYWNGALLPGATNSFFTLMDAQRNNEGSYFVVISNAVGSITSTVATLTVVDLANIKQDPQGFTAKAGVVTNLSVRASGSTPLYYQWYKDDSLVAGANGSTFAFPNLQWPQAGNYCVVVTNAYGAATSAVAVVTVLSPPFITSQPQNQSALLNGNASLSVTAEGTSPLSYQWFKGSSPILNANDNVLALANVQRADGTGYSVIITNQYGSITSSVATLTVLEGPSIVQSPLSFTGLVASVGSLTVSAKGAPPLFYQWYKNGALIPNATAAAYSFSSLSLAEAGNYYVVVSNAYAKATSVVATVTVLSPPYVINQPQNVTAPVGGSANFSVTAGGTDPLSYQWYKSVNNVQWTMLAGATNLQLAIYNLQLADAGSFAVVVANSFGSITSAVATIFVSEGLANGRFTNSANIAITDNAPANPYPATLTVNGLASKIQRVKVTLRKFTHTYMSDVRVLLVSPAGQKVLLMSAAGNGGVSQVNLTFDDLATGPVPDVPTSGIYKPTATTTGSLTAPAPAAPYAPTLAALKGQDPNGTWSLYVLDSSAGDGGYITEGWSLDIETATPPFITSHPPSQTANTGGSATFTVGVTGAQPLFYQWRFNGSTLSGATNATLPMANLQGAQAGNYTVVVTNASGSATSLVATLTVLTTDPPYITSQPQDLTMMVGDTATFTVQAGGTAPLNYQWFKGGAAILAATNLQFTIFNLQLSDAGNYQVVISNAYGVVTSAVAKVTVYQNLAPFIQAQPQSQTNLVGSSANFTVQAGGTAPLTYQWFKSGAAILAATNSSYSIFNLLASDSGSYVVVIANSFGSVTSAVAVLAVQSVVTPPSITTQPQSRTNGVGTTASFTVSGTGLPTPTYQWYKSVNSNQLSVISWATNLQFTIFNLQSSDAGSYAVVLQNSGGSITSAVAVLTIADRPVILTQPQSQTNAPGGTATFQVTAVGQPVPTYQWYKSGAAILAATNSFYSIFNLLASDSASYSVVAANFMGSVTSVVARLVIQVPDTLTIVTQP from the coding sequence GGCGGGCTGGTAGCAGTGGTAGCACGGACGGTGCGGGTGATGCCGCGCGTTTTTGCTATCCTAACGGCGTGACTGTGGATGAGAGTGGAAACGTCTATGTCGCGGATACTCTTAATCAAACGATCCGAAAGATCAATCCGATGGGGACGGCTACTACCGTGGCGGGGAGTGCGGGAAATGGTGGTAGTGCGGACGGGACCGGAAGCACAGCGCGGTTTAACTCTCCTTCTGACCTGGCGGTGGATGGAAGCGGCAACCTCTATGTCGCGGATCGGAACAACCACACGATCCGGAAAATTAATTCGTCGGGAGAGGTGACAACGTTGGCGGGGAGTCCGGGAGTTACTGGCAGCCTGAATGGCACGGGGAGTACAGCCCAGTTTAATTCTCCACTTGGCGTAACCGTGGATGGCGGTGGGAACGTCTATGTCGCGGACTGGAATAACCACACAATTCGGAAGATCAGCCCGGTGGGTGTGGTCACCACGTTGGCGGGCAATCCGGGGGTCATTGGCACTGTGGACGGTACGGGTGGAACAGCGCGGTTTAACTATCCTTTAGGTGTGGCGGTGGATGGGAATGGAACCGTTTATGTCGCAGATCGTGGAAACCAAACTGTTCGGAAGATCAACCCGGCAGGAGCCGTCACCACCCTGGCAGGAAGTCCTGGAGGTACTGACAGTTGTAGCGGCAGTGCAAACGGCACGGGGAGCGCGGCGCGTTTTTACGGTCCTAGCGGTGTGACGGTAAATACTTATGGATATATCTATGTCGCGGATAGATTTAATCATACGATTCGCAAAATTTCCCCAAGCGGGTCGGTAACAACCTTGGCTGGACTGGCAGGTACCAGCGGCGCTACGGATGACTCAGGGAGTTTGGCACGGTTTTATAATCCTCGTGGAGTAGCCGTAGATGGAAGCACAAATGTTTATGTTGGCGATTCCTACAACAACAAGATTCGGAAAATAACGTTAGCAGGAGTAGTGACAACAATGGCTGGGTACACAAGCAGCGGCAGCGTGGACGGCACAGGAACCAGTGCACGGTTTCGTTTCCCAATAGGAGTAGCGGCATCTTATTATGGAACTATCTATGTGGCGGACGAATTGAACGACACGATTCGAAAGATCACCACAGCAAAAGTCGTAACGACTTTGGCAGGAACCGCAGCTAGCAGTGGAAGTGTAAACGGGACGGGCAGTGCGGCACGGTTTTCCAATCCTAATGGTGTAGCAGTGGATGGAAGTGGAAATGTCTATGTCGCGGATAGTAGCAATCACACGATTCGCAAGATCAACTCGTCGGGAGTTACGACGACCATCGCGGGAACTGCGGGAAGCCCCGGGAATGCGGACGACACGGGTAGTGCAGCGCGGTTTTATTACCCTGCCAGTGTGGCGGTGGATGGGAGTGGAAATGTCTATGTCGCGGATACCAGTAATCATACGATCCGCAAGGTCAGCCCTTCGGGAGAAGTGATTACCCTGGCGGGGAGTGCGGGCAGTTTTGGGTGCGCGGATGGTTCTGGCAGCGCAGCACAGTTTTACTCTCCTTGCGGCGTGGCGGTGGATGGGAGTGGAAGTGTCTATGTCGCGGATAGTGGCAATCACACGATCAGGAAAGGGGTTCCAGCATGTCAGGATAAACCGACCATTGATCTTGAAATGGGACTGGTGGGAGTACCACGCCAACTGGATACCGCACCGCAGACCGCAAATACATGGGAATGGAGCCTGATCCGATGCCCAGCCGGTTTAACGAATTCTTTATCGTCAAGTACCACTCGGAATCCCACTTTTGTGCCGAATGTTGCCGATCAATATATATTCCGCCTTCGAGCCACCAACAGCCTCGGTCAAATCAGCATCCGTACCTTGAGTTTCACGGCTACCAATGGCACGGCACCAGCGGTGCTCACCCCACCTCAAAGCGCGCTCTGTCAGATGGGCGGCAGCGCTTCGTTTACGGTGTCGGTCTCCGGCACCGCTCCGTTATTTTATCAATGGTTTAAGAGTGGTTCTGCTATCTTGAACGCGACCAATTCCGACTTCAACCTCCCGTCATTGACCTTGTCTGATACGGGCCGTTATTACGTCGTCCTCTCCAATGCTTTCGGCACCACGACCAGTGCGGTGGCGGTACTGGCCCAATCCCTGCAAGTCGCCCAACAAGGCAGTGGCATCGTCACTTACTCACCAATCAACTACAACGTGAACGACACGCTTACCCTGACGGCTGCTCCGGCCCGGTATTATAATTTCGCGCGTTGGTCGGATGGGGTAACTACCAACCCGCGCAACATCACGCTGGACGCTGTCAATCAATACACCGCCATCTTCACCAATACCGCGCCGTTGCAGACCGTTTTGGTGGGCGGGCAATCCATGGAACTGCCGGTCGGCACTCCGCTCATTTACGTGGCCGGACAGGTGGCGAATGGCCAGACCAATGTATTCCATCTGACCACGCCGGTGTCGGTGGTGTTGACGTCCAGTTGGAACGGGCCGATTCATTACACCTTGAATGGCGCAACGCCGGATTTCAACGCGACGCGTTATGTGCAAGGAACGGCGCTGTCGGTGACGCTGCCGGCAGTGATCAAGGCGATTGCCTACGTGAATGACCTGTACCTGGCGGATACGCTGTATGGCAACTACTCCGAAGTGGTCGCCACACGATTGGATTATGTGGCGCAATACGGCTTAGCGGTCGCCTCGCCGGGTGGTGGCGGAGTGAGTGTGAATCCGGCGGCGAGCCTCTATGACATCAATACGGTCGTCACCCTGACAGCCACCAATCTGCCGGGCTGGACCTTCCTCGGTTGGACGGGCAGCACCAATGGCGCGGCCGCCGTTGGTAACACGTTGACAGTCACGATGAATGGCAACAAGGGTATCCAGGCGTTGTTTGGCGCTCCGGTGAATACGAGTGTGGTTCCTGCGGGTTCAACCATCGAGCGTGTGCCCGATCTGGCACTCTACCCCTACGGCTCGGTGGTCCGGTTGACCGCGTTTCCGATGACCGACCGGTACCTGGCTGGTTGGAGCGGATCAGCCTCGGGAGCCATTAGCCCGGTAGAGTTGGTGGTAACGAATGCGAACCTTTCGGTAACCGGAACCTTTGGCGCGCTGGCTGGGCAGTTCACCCTGGTGGCGCGGTCTACCGGCTCGGGCTTGGTGACGTACAGCCCAGCGACCAACCGGTTCGCACCAAACACCGCCGTAACTATTACGGCGATTCCCAAACCCGGCTACGACCTGAACGGTTGGAGCGGTGATACCAATGGCGCAACTCGCTCCGGGAATGCGTTGTCCTTGATGATGGACGCGAGCAAGACCATCACTGCGATTTTCATGCCGGGTGCGTCCCCGCAAATCATCGGGCAGCCCAGCAACCAGGTTGCAGCGGTGGGCGCGACAGTTTCGCTGGTGGTGACGGCTACCGGCACAGCTCCATTGGATTACCAGTGGTTCAAGGGTGGAGTGGCGCTCATGAATTCGACAAATCCCACCTTGACCATGCCAATGGTTTCCACCAATGGCACGGGCGATTATCGCGTGGTGGTGCATAACGTGCTTGGAAGCGTCACCAGTGCGGTGGCGGTGGTGACCGTGGTGATGTTGCCCCCGACCATTATCACTGCTCCGGTCAGCCAGACCGCCGCGCTTGGCGGGGCCGCAAATTTTGCCGTCACTGCTTCGGGTACCGCACCGATGACGTACCAATGGTACTGGAATGGTGCGCTGTTGCCGGGAGCCACGAATAGTTTTTTCACGCTTATGGATGCGCAACGGAATAATGAAGGGAGTTACTTTGTGGTTATCAGCAATGCCGTGGGTTCCATCACCAGCACGGTCGCGACCCTCACCGTCGTGGATCTCGCCAATATCAAGCAGGACCCGCAAGGATTTACCGCCAAGGCGGGAGTGGTGACCAACCTGAGTGTCCGCGCCAGCGGCAGTACGCCCTTGTATTATCAGTGGTACAAGGATGACTCATTAGTGGCCGGAGCCAATGGCTCCACCTTTGCGTTTCCCAACCTGCAATGGCCGCAGGCGGGGAATTATTGTGTGGTGGTGACCAATGCGTATGGGGCCGCCACCAGTGCGGTGGCTGTCGTAACAGTCCTCAGCCCACCATTTATCACCAGCCAACCGCAAAACCAATCCGCTCTGCTGAATGGCAATGCCAGTTTGTCTGTGACGGCTGAGGGCACTTCCCCATTGAGTTATCAGTGGTTCAAGGGTAGTTCCCCGATCCTTAACGCCAATGACAATGTACTGGCACTGGCGAATGTGCAACGCGCCGATGGGACGGGATATTCTGTGATCATCACCAATCAATACGGCAGCATTACCAGCAGCGTGGCCACGCTGACGGTGCTGGAAGGGCCATCTATTGTACAATCGCCACTGAGTTTCACCGGGTTGGTGGCTAGTGTTGGCAGTTTGACGGTGTCGGCCAAGGGTGCGCCGCCACTTTTCTATCAATGGTACAAGAACGGTGCTTTAATCCCAAACGCCACCGCTGCCGCCTATAGTTTCTCGTCCCTATCCCTCGCTGAGGCCGGGAACTATTACGTCGTCGTCAGCAACGCCTACGCCAAAGCCACCAGCGTCGTGGCTACCGTGACTGTGCTCTCGCCACCTTATGTAATCAACCAGCCCCAGAACGTGACCGCTCCTGTGGGTGGCAGCGCCAACTTCTCCGTGACTGCTGGTGGCACGGATCCTTTGTCATACCAGTGGTACAAATCAGTGAATAATGTCCAATGGACCATGCTCGCTGGTGCAACCAATTTGCAATTGGCAATTTACAATTTGCAATTGGCCGATGCTGGTTCCTTTGCCGTAGTCGTCGCCAACTCTTTTGGCTCCATCACCAGCGCGGTGGCGACGATCTTCGTCTCCGAGGGCTTGGCCAATGGCCGGTTTACCAATAGCGCCAACATCGCCATCACCGATAATGCGCCCGCCAATCCCTATCCGGCCACCCTCACCGTCAACGGCCTGGCTAGCAAAATTCAGCGGGTAAAAGTGACGCTGCGCAAGTTCACACACACGTACATGTCGGACGTGCGGGTGTTGTTGGTATCGCCCGCCGGGCAAAAGGTGCTTTTGATGTCGGCGGCCGGCAATGGCGGGGTAAGCCAAGTCAATTTGACCTTCGATGACTTGGCCACTGGCCCAGTGCCCGACGTGCCCACGTCCGGCATCTATAAACCCACAGCAACCACCACAGGTTCATTAACCGCCCCGGCACCCGCCGCCCCCTACGCGCCCACGCTCGCGGCTTTGAAAGGACAGGACCCCAACGGCACGTGGTCGCTCTATGTGTTGGATAGTTCCGCCGGCGATGGTGGGTACATCACCGAGGGATGGAGCCTGGATATTGAGACCGCCACCCCGCCCTTCATCACCAGCCATCCGCCATCGCAGACCGCTAATACCGGCGGCAGCGCCACGTTTACGGTGGGTGTCACCGGCGCGCAACCGCTGTTCTACCAATGGCGGTTTAATGGCAGCACGTTATCGGGTGCCACCAATGCCACGTTGCCCATGGCTAACCTTCAGGGTGCCCAAGCGGGGAACTACACGGTGGTAGTGACGAATGCCTCGGGGAGCGCGACCAGCCTGGTGGCGACCTTGACGGTGCTCACCACCGATCCACCCTACATCACCAGCCAACCGCAGGATTTAACCATGATGGTCGGGGACACCGCCACGTTTACAGTGCAGGCCGGCGGCACGGCCCCACTCAATTATCAATGGTTTAAGGGTGGCGCGGCCATCTTGGCTGCGACCAATTTGCAATTTACAATTTTCAATTTGCAATTGTCCGATGCAGGCAACTACCAGGTGGTGATCAGCAACGCTTACGGTGTCGTCACCAGTGCGGTGGCCAAGGTGACGGTGTATCAGAACTTGGCGCCATTCATCCAAGCCCAGCCGCAAAGCCAGACCAACCTGGTGGGCAGCAGCGCAAACTTCACCGTGCAAGCCGGAGGCACGGCCCCACTCACGTATCAGTGGTTCAAAAGTGGCGCGGCCATCCTGGCCGCAACCAATTCCTCCTATTCTATCTTCAATCTCCTAGCTTCTGATTCTGGTTCTTATGTTGTTGTCATCGCCAACAGTTTTGGTTCCGTGACCAGTGCCGTGGCCGTGTTAGCGGTCCAGTCCGTGGTTACCCCGCCCAGCATCACCACCCAGCCGCAGAGCCGCACGAACGGGGTGGGCACCACCGCCAGTTTTACCGTCAGCGGGACCGGGTTGCCAACGCCCACGTATCAGTGGTATAAATCAGTAAACAGTAATCAGTTATCAGTCATCAGTTGGGCTACCAATTTGCAATTTACAATTTTCAATTTGCAATCAAGCGACGCTGGCAGCTATGCCGTCGTACTCCAGAACTCGGGTGGTTCCATCACCAGCGCGGTGGCGGTGCTGACTATCGCTGACCGGCCCGTCATCCTGACCCAACCGCAAAGCCAGACCAACGCGCCGGGCGGCACGGCGACGTTCCAAGTGACCGCCGTGGGACAGCCGGTTCCCACCTATCAATGGTATAAAAGTGGCGCGGCCATCTTGGCTGCGACCAATTCCTTCTATTCTATCTTCAATCTCCTAGCTTCTGACTCCGCCTCCTATTCGGTTGTCGCCGCCAACTTCATGGGATCGGTGACCAGTGTGGTGGCGCGGTTGGTGATCCAGGTACCGGATACGTTGACGATTGTGACGCAACCG